DNA from Nitrospira sp.:
AAGATTAGAAACAGTTCGAGCAGGATCGGATCGGTGTCCTGAGCCCGTAGCATCGCCAACGTCTTGCCTGCAGTGAATCCGGCACGGATTGGTTCCATGCATGCCTCATAGTGCCGTCTCGTCACGCTCGTTCGAAACATCGGTCGATCCCTCGCGTTCGACAGCGCTCATCCCGTTCGTCGAATATGTCGAAACGATGAACTCCGCTCAATCTGTGTAACTGCGTCGCCGCAAAAATATTCCCGTGGACGTACCCTATTCCCGCCGAGTGAAATGTTTACTTTCTGGCACTCAACCACTACGCTATCGATACAGCAGCAGGCTGAAGACGAAACAAAGCAGCCGCTTCCTGGTGTTTTGGTACGGCGGGAATAAAACAGCACGTACACCAGTCTTCTCTAGAAAAGGGTAAGGCCCCGTTGCCCACACAGGATACGATCTCCAGGTTTGAATCGATCGTCTTGCCGCACTTGGACGCCGCCTATAATTTGGCGCGGTGGCTGACGCGCAGCGATCAGGACGCGGAGGATATGGTGCAGGAGGCGTACCTACGCGCATTCAAATCGTTTGATAGCTTCTACGGTGGGAACGCCCGGGCGTGGGTCCTGACCATCGTGCGAAATACTTGTTTCAGTTGGCTGGCGAAGAACCGAGCACGCGATCTGACCATCTCCTTCGACGAGAACCCCGACGAAGCGGAAAGCGAGATTCCCGCTCCCGAAGTCTTACTGCTGGAACGAGAGGACAAACAGGTACTGGGACAAGCCTTGGAATCATTGCCCGCAGAGTTCCGTGAAATCCTGATCCTGCGTGAACTGGAAGGATTGACTTACAAAGAAATCGCCGGCGTCGTCGGAATCCCCCCTGGTACCGTGATGTCCCGCCTGGCCCGCGCTCGTGGACGGTTGAAGCGATCTCTCGTCGATCTTCTGGACAAGGAACCTTGACGTGAATTGCCAAGAAGTCAGAACCGTCATGGATGGCTATCTGGACGAGGAATTGGGCCCGATCCATAACCGAGAGATCGAAGGGCACCTCCAAGGATGTGCGCTGTGCTCGAACGCCTATCACGCTCAGCAGGCGTTACAGGCTGCGATCAGGAGCAGTACACTGTATGTGAAGTCTCCCGTGGCCCTCCAGGAGCGAATCCGGTCGTCCCTACGGCAAGGACGCAACCACGGATTCACCCTCACGACCATGCCCTGGCGCTGGGCCGGTATCGCAGCCTCACTCACGGCCGTAGCCGTGCTGACGTGGCACCTTGGGTTACCGCTCCAGGGTCCCACGGCAGACGATCGACTGATACGGGAAGTGACCGCCGATCATGTGCGCTCTCTGATGGTCGCCCATCTGGTGGATGTCTCGTCTTCCGACCGGCATGTGGTCAAACCGTGGTTTATGGGCAAGCTGGATTTTGCACCCTCGGTCGTCGACCTGACCGACCAGGGTTTCCCCTTGATCGGAGGACGACTTGATTACTTGGATGACCGAGCGGTGGCGGCGGTGGTCTACAAACGGCGGGACCATGTGATCAACCTGTTCATCTGGCCGATCACCCACGCTTCCTCCGAAGCCGACAAGCCTGTGACGTTCCAAGGTTACCATCATCTTCACTGGAGCCATTCCGGCATGAGCTTTTGGGCCGTGTCCGATCTGAATACCCTCGAGCTGCAGGAATTTGTCCGCCTCCTGCAAACTCAGCTTTCACGCTGAGGCCGCCCTCCCACGAGGGTTCCGTCTCCTCGCGCCATGATCATCCTCCTTTTGGAATGGAGATGATCGGCGTCTTCACGTTGGAGATGTCCGTCACCGTCATTTGAAAGAGGTCCGACAGGACGGCAAACGCTTCTTGGTTCCAACTCGGCTCCATCCCTTCGGTGATCGGAAACTTTCTGATTGCATAATGCTTTCCCTCGAATTCGACCGAGAATTCCGCATCCGGCAGACGCATTGACGACTCTTCGATCTCCAGCACATGAGCCGGATTTCTTGGAACGGGACCGGTCCGTGCATCCTTGTCCACGTGGTACCCCTGTTCTTCCGCTATCCCGCGGGCAACGAAGGAGATGATGGAGTTAAAACTGCGCAGCAACATAAACCCGCGCAGAGGATAGTCGCCGCCCGCAAATCCGGGACGAATGTCCACGAAGACATGGTCCGGAGAAAACCGTTCAATCTCCTCGTTCAAGCGGCGTCGTTCTTCATTGCTCAGCCCCTGCACATCGTAATTGGTCATGGTGATCCGACCGGTTACTTTTCGACTTAACACAGACGGTTGCTCCTTGCCCGTCGTCGTCCAGCGATACCCCGTCTGAAGCGCTGCAACAACCTCAGCCGGGGTGAGGGCGCGATCCAGCGCCACCGGGAAGGCTTCTTCATACATGATGGGCCCGATCCGAAGCTGTTTCTGAAAATCCAGCGAAGCCAGGTGCAGGAGACGGCGCCGAAATTCCGTGTACTCCTCCCTCCGCGACGGACTGTTGAACAGAATGGTGAGGGTTCCCTCCCCATCGATCGCGATCCCGCGCGCTAACAGCCGAAGCACCATGCCGAGATCGAATCCCTGGCGAACTAAGAAGTCGAGGTGCGACTCATCGAGAGGCCGGAGGATTCGTTTTGTAAACTCTTCCCCGGCGATCGGCACAATTGTGATCGTGGGATTTTCTGCGACGCTGGCGGAATATTCGAGATTGATCGCCCGTTCGGAGGAATCGGTCGCCGGCCCGATCCCCCCGCGGATACCGGCACTCGTCCGAAAGTCGAACGTGGCCGCCACGCTCGACACCGCCGTAAAATGCACCGGCCGATGGTGGCGGGCCCGCGCAATGTTCAGGAGCAGAAGGTCCGCCTCGACGTAACTGACCGTGCGATCATATTCGATCACCGCCCGGTGCATGGCAATCGGCGACAAGCAGCCGGTGACGCACGTGATCATCACTACTCCGATGGTTTGCAGGATGGTCAAACGAGCCGTCCAGCAAGGCCGCAGCGAGGCGCACGACGCGACAAATAAGGAGCGTCCAGTCTGTGCGCGCCCGCGAGTCGGTGAGCGGGCAGTGTCTTGGGCCTCAACGTACCCTCGGGGGTACGTTGAGGGTCTGAACGACGCGAGAACGAAGCTGGCGGCTTGTTTGACCATCCTGATTAGATCCCCGCGTACCATTCATACCCCTGATCTTCCCAATATCCCCCCTTGCCCCCGCCGATGCCGGCCAGCGACTCGACCAGTTCGATGCGCATCACATACTTGGCCTGCTTGTACCCGAGTTGGCGTTCAAAGCGGAGACGCAGCGGCGCCCCATGGGAAATATCCAACGGCCGGTCGTTCAGTTCATAGGCCAGGATCGTTTGCGGATGATACAGGTCCTGCACGGCCATGCTCTCGTAATAGGCAATACCTTCATCATCGACGTCTGCACAGCGGAACACCGCGTATCGTGCCTTCGTGAGAGGCTGTACCCTGTGCATCAGATCACCCAAAGGCACGCCGGTCCATTTGCCGATGGCACTCCAACCCTCGACACAATCGTGGCGTGTGATCTGCGTACGTGACGGCAACTCCCTCAGCGCAACCAACGACCAGCTGTTCGGATTTCGGACCAGCCCGACGACCTCCAACTTCCAGTCGGCAAAATCGGTTGCAGCCATGGCGGCATAGGCCTCGGTTCCGGGATCGGTATTCCCGTTGGCGGGAAAGACCCTGGACAGGTCCGCCTCGTTGTATTCCTTGGCCAACGCATCATGAGGTGTGAGGATTCGTTGGGCGCGATCGGTCAGTTGTTCTGTCCGACTCAAGACGGCGGGGAACCAGCTGCTTTGGGCTAGATTGTCGCAGCCGGTCAACGCGAACAGACTTGCCGTCCCGACCATACCCCTCAGAAACTGCCGCCGTCCCATCGCAGTGCTAGACTTCATGGCGCACTCCTTCCTGCTTGACGACAAACCAGCCCGTGACCATCGAACGCAGGTTGTTCAAAAACCCCGTCAGGATCACTTGTGACACGTGGATCACGATAAACCCGACAAATGAGAAACAGGCGATAAAGTGGATCGTGCGCGCTGACTGTCGTCCGCCGAAAAGGGTTAGGAGCCAGGGAAAGGCTGTATCGATGGTCGGCGACATCGTGAGGCCCGTCAGGATAATCAGCGGAGCCAATCCGAAGAGCACGATCAGGTAGGCGAGTTTCTGCAAGACGTTGTAGCGCTTCGCCTCGTCACCGGACGGATGTCGCAGGCGAATGTGGTCTTTGAGCGAGGTGCCGATGGTGCGGAGATCGCGCCCGGTCGGTACAAGGTCCCGCGTAAGGTGGCGGCTCACCAACGCATAGGCGGCGAAGAGGACCCCGTTGATGACGAAGAGCCAGGCAAAGAAGAGGTGCCACTGCCGTCCCATCGCCAGCCACTTCGAACTGGGAATCGTGGCCCAAGCAGGGAAGGCACGAACCGAGTTGTTGGAGTAGCCCAGCAGACCGGTCGTCTCCAGCTGATAGCTGCCGATAGTCGTAATGCCCATGATCCGACCGTCATCCCCCTTGGCCGCACGGATCGAGAGAATCGGTCGATCTCGATCCGACCGATCACCCCAATAGAGCGCCGGATGCGCATTGAAAATCTGCAGCCCGCTCATGATCAGGACGAACAGGCAGACGACATTGAACCAATGCCCGATCCGCACCGGGAGGACATGGCGATAGACTCGTTCGATCGAGGCCGATTCTCGCTGCAGACAGGGTGTCATGATTTGCCTCCTTGTGCTGAAGCAGGCCGTCTGGATATGGGTCACGGCTTCCGGCGGTTCCTTACAAGCTTGCAGCAGAAGGCTCTGCAGGACGTAAATCCAATCAGGGGCAATGGCGGAGGAAAGTTAGGGTACTTCCTAGTGATAAAAGGCTTCCGTATTTTCTAGGATGCCCTTCGAGAGAGGTGGAAATCACCGAGCGAGGCAGCATGAACTGTCATCGATGCAACGGCTTGATGTTTCCCGTCGATCTTCGAGATTGGGAAGGCGGGCTCATGAATCATCAGGCTGCAGCCTGGCGCTGTTTCGCCTGCGGCGATATCGTCGATCAGCTCATCCGCATGAATCGGGATCGTCCACAGGACGATCCCGAAGAGCGGCGAAGGAGAGGGGCTCGACACCGTGTCGGTGCACGGGGCCTCTTGCGTTAAACGGACAGGTCCGGTCACGACCGATCAACGGGCCTTGCCGCGTTTGGGAACCTTCACACCGGCTTTCCGCGCCTTGGACAGACCGATCGCAATCGCCTGTTTGCGAGACTTCACCCGGTGCTTGCCGCGCTTCATATGGTCCATTTCTTCCTTGACGAACTCTCCTGCCTGTGTCGTGGC
Protein-coding regions in this window:
- a CDS encoding RNA polymerase ECF-type sigma factor, yielding MPTQDTISRFESIVLPHLDAAYNLARWLTRSDQDAEDMVQEAYLRAFKSFDSFYGGNARAWVLTIVRNTCFSWLAKNRARDLTISFDENPDEAESEIPAPEVLLLEREDKQVLGQALESLPAEFREILILRELEGLTYKEIAGVVGIPPGTVMSRLARARGRLKRSLVDLLDKEP
- a CDS encoding putative sufite oxidase, which produces MKSSTAMGRRQFLRGMVGTASLFALTGCDNLAQSSWFPAVLSRTEQLTDRAQRILTPHDALAKEYNEADLSRVFPANGNTDPGTEAYAAMAATDFADWKLEVVGLVRNPNSWSLVALRELPSRTQITRHDCVEGWSAIGKWTGVPLGDLMHRVQPLTKARYAVFRCADVDDEGIAYYESMAVQDLYHPQTILAYELNDRPLDISHGAPLRLRFERQLGYKQAKYVMRIELVESLAGIGGGKGGYWEDQGYEWYAGI
- a CDS encoding Thiosulfate reductase cytochrome B subunit (membrane anchoring protein), with product MTPCLQRESASIERVYRHVLPVRIGHWFNVVCLFVLIMSGLQIFNAHPALYWGDRSDRDRPILSIRAAKGDDGRIMGITTIGSYQLETTGLLGYSNNSVRAFPAWATIPSSKWLAMGRQWHLFFAWLFVINGVLFAAYALVSRHLTRDLVPTGRDLRTIGTSLKDHIRLRHPSGDEAKRYNVLQKLAYLIVLFGLAPLIILTGLTMSPTIDTAFPWLLTLFGGRQSARTIHFIACFSFVGFIVIHVSQVILTGFLNNLRSMVTGWFVVKQEGVRHEV
- a CDS encoding Histone H1, translated to MPEKRTIQRARRAKRQGKAATTQAGEFVKEEMDHMKRGKHRVKSRKQAIAIGLSKARKAGVKVPKRGKAR